One window of Gloeothece citriformis PCC 7424 genomic DNA carries:
- a CDS encoding PilN domain-containing protein: MYSIDINFLKDREVEVSQKTQTQPKGTAFDVQEQLPMLLGLGAMVLLIAFPLGLLLIVNWQTAQTKKNIDKLTEQVAELTAQNQRLAAIKKHIEAIDENTQSLVTVFNQVKPASALLQEISNVIPQSVHIGTIEQVELEPETGKSENPAKKATQLKINGYAKTFDDVNKFVLTLQRSPFFKADATKIEKAELADLPIEVENKENLTENNLIITFPKGIQYTIVTQLNDLPAAQLLPDLQRNGANGLVTRITTLREKGVLKP; encoded by the coding sequence ATGTACAGTATTGATATTAATTTTCTTAAAGATCGGGAAGTTGAAGTTAGTCAAAAAACCCAAACTCAACCCAAAGGGACAGCTTTTGATGTTCAAGAGCAATTACCCATGCTGTTAGGATTAGGAGCGATGGTTTTATTAATCGCGTTTCCCTTGGGTTTATTACTAATTGTCAATTGGCAGACTGCCCAAACGAAAAAAAATATTGACAAACTGACTGAACAAGTGGCCGAGTTAACGGCTCAAAATCAAAGATTAGCGGCGATTAAAAAACACATTGAAGCGATTGATGAAAACACTCAATCTTTAGTGACGGTATTTAATCAAGTCAAACCGGCCTCAGCCCTTTTACAAGAAATTAGTAATGTAATCCCTCAATCAGTACATATAGGGACGATTGAACAAGTTGAGCTTGAGCCAGAAACAGGAAAATCAGAAAACCCAGCTAAAAAAGCAACTCAGTTAAAGATCAATGGCTATGCTAAAACTTTCGATGATGTTAATAAATTTGTGTTAACTTTACAGCGTTCTCCCTTTTTCAAAGCGGATGCCACCAAAATAGAAAAAGCAGAGTTAGCAGATTTGCCCATTGAGGTTGAAAATAAGGAAAACCTGACTGAAAATAATCTAATTATTACCTTTCCTAAAGGAATTCAATATACGATTGTTACCCAACTTAATGATCTTCCGGCTGCTCAATTATTACCCGACTTACAGCGTAACGGTGCAAACGGGTTAGTGACTCGAATTACAACTCTCAGAGAAAAAGGAGTTCTCAAACCATGA
- the pilM gene encoding type IV pilus assembly protein PilM, translating to MLTFFKNLLPNKSQGFGMEITPERVNLAQITKQGQNYRLAKFCTVDLPEGIFQEGKIVDSPALSEIIQEMLTEYKIKEKRVATGVPMREAIIRIIPIPAQLDEQEMRDMVLNHEASLYLPYPREEVDLDYMKLGYFEDEDGIEKVQVLLVATRREVTNSYLDTLQQVGLQVDVIEINSFALIRTIREQLRQFSSNEAAVLVDIQFDNTEIAIVVNGVPQFSRTVPIGTYQLQNALSRAMNLPSSRSPDILQGMTIPVTAFDSLSTTGAAINPGMTALMRVLGELTDELRRSINFYLNQSEELEIVQLLLAGPGGGLAQLDEFFTQRLSIPTMQIDPIAALSLTVDQEIASVQRPGLGTVLGLGLREVV from the coding sequence ATGTTAACTTTTTTTAAGAATTTGCTTCCAAATAAATCACAAGGATTTGGGATGGAGATAACGCCAGAACGAGTTAATCTGGCACAAATTACTAAACAAGGACAAAATTATCGTCTAGCGAAATTTTGTACCGTAGACCTCCCTGAAGGAATCTTCCAAGAGGGAAAAATTGTCGATTCCCCGGCTTTATCGGAAATTATCCAAGAGATGTTGACCGAGTATAAGATTAAGGAAAAGCGGGTAGCCACTGGTGTTCCCATGCGGGAAGCGATTATTCGGATTATTCCGATTCCGGCTCAACTTGACGAGCAGGAAATGCGAGATATGGTACTTAATCATGAGGCGAGTTTATATTTACCTTATCCGAGAGAAGAGGTAGATCTCGACTATATGAAACTAGGTTATTTTGAAGACGAAGATGGCATCGAAAAAGTTCAAGTGTTGCTGGTAGCTACTCGGCGAGAAGTAACTAACTCTTATTTAGACACTCTACAGCAAGTGGGATTACAAGTTGATGTGATCGAAATTAATAGTTTTGCTCTAATTCGGACAATTCGGGAGCAACTGAGACAATTTAGTAGCAATGAAGCGGCGGTATTGGTAGATATTCAATTTGACAATACAGAAATAGCTATTGTTGTTAATGGAGTTCCCCAATTTTCTCGTACAGTTCCCATCGGAACTTATCAATTACAAAATGCCCTTTCTAGAGCGATGAATTTACCCAGTTCAAGAAGTCCTGATATTCTTCAAGGGATGACTATTCCGGTTACAGCTTTTGATAGTCTCAGTACAACCGGAGCAGCAATTAATCCGGGAATGACTGCTCTAATGAGAGTATTAGGGGAACTCACCGATGAATTACGTCGTTCCATAAACTTTTATCTTAATCAAAGTGAAGAGTTAGAAATTGTACAATTATTACTGGCAGGGCCAGGAGGAGGATTAGCTCAATTGGATGAATTTTTTACTCAGCGATTAAGTATCCCTACCATGCAAATTGATCCGATCGCTGCCTTATCTTTAACTGTAGATCAAGAAATTGCTTCAGTTCAACGACCGGGGTTAGGGACGGTATTAGGTTTAGGATTGCGAGAGGTGGTCTAA